TTCGGCAAAGGCACCGTGACCAAGAAAGGCGGGTTGGTGACGTTTGTTCATAACCCTGTAGACCGCAAGGTGCAAGCGTCAATCGATAAGACGTTGAATCGGGCGACGGCAACCTTGCAAGCGCCGCCGGGAGTGACGCGCTGTACGATAATGGATAGGAATATCACGGACAACGGGTGTAACTGTGTTTTACCCAATAACCAGCGACCGGGAACCACTCCCTGAGGGCAATGGCATGAAGTGAAGGAAAACGGTAGCGCCGACGGTCGAGTCGGTGCCGATTTATGAAAGCCCGTCCACAAAATTTTAAGAGGGCTTTGACCAAGACGGGCGCAGGTTAGACAACCTGCGCTACATCCGCGCCGCTTAACTTCATGCCATTGTCGCCTAACAGGTGGTTTCAGGTTGCAAAAACCAAAAGGGCTGGATAAATTCCAGCCCTTTTTTTTGGTGCGCCCGGCAGGGCGCGATTACTTGGAGGTGAAAGTCCTCTACGAACCCGGCAGGGGGAATCGTTAGCCGAACGGCAAGGGTGTCCATCGCGAGGTGGAATCTGAAGGAAGCTGTAGGCAAAACGCTGGCCCGACGAACAGAAACCACATAGAAGGCGACGCGCCTGGATGAGAAGGCCAATATCTTCAAAGTCCGATACCTGCACGGCAAGGCGCGGCGTAGATGTGGCGGGCATAAGCGCGAAGGTGATCGCGCATTACCCGGGGAGGTCTGTGGCTCTGCTTGAGTGCTACGGCTATCGCGAGGTGGCCGGAAGGAGCCACAGAAGTCAGCAGAGGGCATAGTAGGCGCAGCGACCGCGCCGAAGGCCCGAACGCTGAGTGACGGAGCGGGACTCGAATTTCGCAGACGAAGGAGACGCAGACAGTATGGCTGAGATGCCCGAATCCCATGCCGGAGGAAGTGACCGGAAGTCACGAGAGACGGTAGTGGGTGCGTCAAACGTCGCGGCAATCAGAGACGAACCCGATCCCACAAGTGTGCAGGTAATGGAAGCGGTGGTCGCCCGCGAGAACCTGCTCAACGCCTATAGCCGAGTGATGAGCAACAAGGGCGCGGCTGGCGTCGATAAGATGACAGTCGAGCAATTGAAGCCATATCTGCAACAGCATTGGGCAACGATCAAGGGAGCCTTGTTGAAGGGCGACTATCAACCGCAGGCCGTGCGGTTGGTAGAGATCGAAAAGCTAAGCGGCGGAATGCGACAATTGGGCATTCCAACGGTGGTGGATCGGCTGATTCAACAAGCGTTGCATCAAGTCTTGAGTCCGCTGTTTGAACCGGGATTCTCGGAGTCAAGCTACGGCTTTCGGCCATCGCGCAATGCCCATCAAGCGGTGGCGCAAGCCCGCGCGTATGTGGGCGGCGGGCGACGGTGGGTCGTAGACTTAGACTTGGAGAAGTTCTTTGACCGCGTCAACCATGACATCTTGATGGCACGAGTGGCACGTAAGGTCAAAGATAAACGGGTGCTGCGGCTGATCCGACGATACTTGCAAGCCGGGATGATGAGCGGTGGGATAGTGAGTTCGCGAGGGGAAGGCACCCCGCAAGGCGGCCCGCTGTCGCCGTTGCTGTCAAATATCCTGTTGGATGAGTTAGATAAGGAACTGGAAAGACGCGGACATAAGTTTGTGCGCTACGCCGACGACTGCAACATCTACGTGCGGTCACGGGCAGCAGGCGAACGAGTGATGGCGTCGGTCAGCCAGTACCTTGGACAACGACTGTGCCGGCGAGTGAACGAAGAGAAGAGCGCAGTAGCCAGACCGTGGGAGCGGAAGTTTCTGGGCTACTCGATGACGTGGCATAAACAACCACGACTGAAAGTGGCCGGAGAATCGGTCAAACGGCTGAAGATCAAACTACGGATGAAGATTCGCGAAGCCAAAGGACGCAACCTCGAAAAGTTCATCGAGGAACTTGAACCGGTATTGCGCGGCTGGATCAATTATTATCGGCTGGCCGAGGTGAAAGGGATCATTGAAGAACTCGACGGGTGGCTGCGACGCAAACTGCGGAGTTTACTGTGGCGTCGTTGGAAGCGACCCCTGCGGCGAGCGAAGAATTTGATGAAGCGGGGACTGGCGGAAGCACGGGCGTGGCGCTCGGCGACCAACGGGCGCGGCCCGTGGTGGAACGCGGGAGCATCACACCTGAATGAAGCCTATCCTAAAAGCTACTTTGATCGGTTGGGACTCGTGTCACTGATAGATTCCCTGCGCCGCTTGCAGCGCGCTTAACGAACCGCCGGATACGGAACCGTATGTCCGGTGGTGTGGGAGGACGGGAGCCGTGAGGCTCCCTCCTACCCGATGTGGTTTAAATAA
This genomic stretch from Acidobacteriota bacterium harbors:
- the ltrA gene encoding group II intron reverse transcriptase/maturase, giving the protein MPESHAGGSDRKSRETVVGASNVAAIRDEPDPTSVQVMEAVVARENLLNAYSRVMSNKGAAGVDKMTVEQLKPYLQQHWATIKGALLKGDYQPQAVRLVEIEKLSGGMRQLGIPTVVDRLIQQALHQVLSPLFEPGFSESSYGFRPSRNAHQAVAQARAYVGGGRRWVVDLDLEKFFDRVNHDILMARVARKVKDKRVLRLIRRYLQAGMMSGGIVSSRGEGTPQGGPLSPLLSNILLDELDKELERRGHKFVRYADDCNIYVRSRAAGERVMASVSQYLGQRLCRRVNEEKSAVARPWERKFLGYSMTWHKQPRLKVAGESVKRLKIKLRMKIREAKGRNLEKFIEELEPVLRGWINYYRLAEVKGIIEELDGWLRRKLRSLLWRRWKRPLRRAKNLMKRGLAEARAWRSATNGRGPWWNAGASHLNEAYPKSYFDRLGLVSLIDSLRRLQRA